The sequence TTTTTCAATCGGATTATTCATATATTCACCTTTTCTTAGATAATTAATGTGCTACTTGAAAGTAGGCTAGTAACTCGCTGGCATGATGTATTACATGATCTGGTTGATATACAGTATTCGCAACGGTCCGCTTACGATGATTCATCCAGATAGCTTTCCAGCCCATATACTTTGCGCCTATCACATCTTTTTCAAAGGAATCACCAATGTACACTGTATCGACTGGATGACAACCAAGGGCCTGCTCTACTACCTGAAAAATCTCCGGCTTCGGTTTTGCCACACCATAGCTTCCAGAAATGAAAATGTGATCAGTTGGAATCCACTGCTCCAAACCTAATTGCTTTATTTTCATAGTCTGATGCTCAGGATCGCCGTTGGTTAATATCGCTAATTGTTTACCGGACTTTTTTAAATTACGAATCAACTTCTCCATTTCTGGAAACAGTTGAATCGCTGCTTGTTCTTTTTTATATTGTTGGTGAAAGCTCGCTGCCTGTGCCTGATCGATGACAATATTAAAATCCTGACAGGCCTTGATAATTCTACCTGTCTGCCATTGATGGACAGAAATTTCTCCTGCTTCACTCTTGTCAAACAAAATTTCACTATACTCCCTGCTGCGACGATAAATTTGATCCAATTCATCGTAGGAGTAATCGCTAGCTATAATCTTGCGAAATGTATGATGAAACGATAAGGACTGATCATATAACGTATCATCCACATCAAATATAATAGTCTTCATGTTTTCTTCCTTCCCTAAGCTAAAAATTCTTGTAAAGGGGCTTTCAGTTTCTCTGCATCCTGATAGCCTTTCCTGTATAAATCCATCAATTTATTTTTATTCTTTTCTACCCTGCCCACTGTTAATTTCTCATTTGGAGAAATAATAAAAACATTTCCCTGTTTTTCTTGATCATATAAATACTGAAGTGTGTCATTGTATACCTGATGACGATTCTCAATCGCCTTAATCAATCCAGGGAATTCTTTGTACTTTCGCTTTATGTACCAGTTTTGACCTGCACGCTTCTTAAAATAGCCGCGATTCCTTGTCAGCACGACAACATTCTTTTGATTGCCATCCTTTAACGATTGCATGATAGGAATCGGATCGGCTATCCCACCATCCATTAATACTCGACTCTCAAAATCAATCGGAGGTGCTACAACAGGAAGGGAACTAGATGCACGGATCACCGTCATCATATCCTGGGCATAATCGGTTTTACTATAAAAGACAGGTTCTCCAGTTAAACAATCCGTTGTTCCAACAACAAATTCTTCTTTTGCTGCTTGAAACGTCTGATAATCGAATGGAACCAGCTGATTCGGAAGTGTATCAAACAAAAAATCCATTCCAAATAATTGCCTTTTTGTAACCCAATTACGTAAAGATAAATAATCTGGATGACTGACATAATCAATATTAACCATCCTATTTCGTTCTAATTGCCTGGAGATATAAGAGGATCCGTTACATGCCCCTGATGATACACCTATAACGTACGGTATGTATATATCTTGCTCCATTAAGAAGTTTAGAACACCTGCTGTAAAAACACCTCTGCTGCCTCCACCTTCTAATACTAATCCTGTATTGTTCATTTTATCGCCTCGAAACTCTTATTATTAGATCTCTACTCATTATCTAATAAATAGCAATTGATTTCCAATCAAACATTTTATAAAGGAAGAAAAATTGTACGTAAACCTGATGGAAATTATTTTTCTCTATCAAAAAAACTTGTTATACTTGCTAGTAAATGGAAAAGAGGAGGTATATCTATGAGCCAACAAGGTTGTGTAAAATGTGGAAGTAGAAATGCTAATCAAAAAGAGGTGGCAATGACAGGCACAGGGTTATCCAAAATGTTTGATGTGCAAAACAATCAATTTTTAGTCGTATATTGTGAGGATTGCGGTTATTCAGAGTTTTATAATAAACAAGCTACTAAAGGATCCAATATCCTCGATTTATTTTTTGGATAATTATGTGACTAACAATAAATCAACGAAACGATTATAATAACCATGAAAGTTCAGCCGTTCCTAACTAACAAAATAATATACAACTACCTATAATATGGATTATGTTAAGCAAAGGCTGAATTGCAGAATGATCATTTTGATATATTTTATCTGCTTAGCAAAGCTCCGGAAATAGAACGCGAAGTGGTTGGCCGAAGCGGTATCCCTGCACATTCAACATATCAAAATGGCTGCAACGCTAACATAATCCATATTATAGGAACTCAATTTCATGTTCAATATTAGGGAGTGCTGAAGTTTTTCTTCTCCTGATACATACTAAATTTTCACTGCGTATAAAATACAGAAACCCCCCAAGCAAAATTGCTTGGGGGGGTCTTTTTATGCTTCTAATGCCTCCACTACTTTTTCCGCTGTACTTTTACTGGATTGTGGATTTTGTCCTGTAACTAAAAAACCGTCTCTAATCGCGTGATCAGACCAGTTTTCTTTCGCAAAGAAACGAGCGCCATTTTCACGAATCTTGGATTCCAGTAAGAAAGGCATATATTGATCTAATTGCATTTCTTTTTCTTCGCTATCTGTAAAGGAAGTAACATGTTTATCTTTCACTATTGGCGTACCATCTTGATATGTGGCGTTCACTAAACCCGCTGGCCCGTGACAAACCGAACCAATGATCCGATTACCTTCTGCAAACTGCTGAAGCAAATATTGTAATGTTTCATTTTCTGGAAAATCAAACATCGTTCCATGACCACCTGGCAGAAAGATCGCGTCAAATTCATCTGCGTCTTCTTTACTGACTTTTGCCGTGTGCTTCAGTTGCGCTTCTGCTTCCTTCCATTCAGGCTTGTCTTCCACACTGTTCGGATCTAATGCTACTTCCCCACCTTCGATACTTGTTACTTTTATATGGTATCCTTTTTCTTTAAAAACTAAATAGGGAACAGCAAATTCTTCTAACCAAAGTCCTGTTTTATGCTGATCACTGATCTTTGTGTGATTGGTAACAACCATTAACACTTGCTTTGTCAAAGTATTCCTCCTAACAGTTTATAAGTTCCTTACACAGTACAATATACCCGTTCTAAAGATATGTTTAAACATCAATACATTAGGCAACCGCCCATTTTATCTGGTTATATACCCATAAAATAGGTTCTTGGAATACTATATAGCACGTTAGGCTGGAGGTGATTATCATCACAAATTTGTATCAATATACCGATATTGAAAAGCTGTCAAGTTGGGAACAAACGGTAATGGAAAGTTTTAAACGTAAAATGACTGATCGGCAACATCCATTTCCCTGTATCCCAGCTACCATTGGTTTTTCGACAAATCAATTACGCTATGGCTTTGCAGGTGACCCTGCTGATCATTCAACCATTCAAGATGTAGCAGCATTGCTTTCAGCATACACTAAACAATCAACAACTAACGGCCGTTATACTTCGCTTATTATATTCTTTCAATCCTCCGATAAACCTGAACTTTCCCCATCAGTAGAAAACTTTGAAAAACTTTTTTGGAATCTTTTAGAACGACTAAGCAAATATGACGAGAGGGAATGGCCAACTGATATTCCGACAGATCCTCATGATCCCGTCTGGGAGTATTGCTTTCAAGGAGAACGATACTTCATGTTTTGCGGCACACCGGCGCATAAGAATCGAGTGAGCAGGCAATTTGACAGTTTTATGCTCGCCATCACCCCTCGATGGGTATTAGAACAATTTAACGCTTCTCCGAAACATGCAGCAAAGATAAAACAACAAGTCAGAAAGCGGATAAATGACTATGATCTGCTCTCTGTTCATCCTGCATTAAACAGCTACGGCGAATCTGATAACTTTGAATGGAAACAATATTTTTTACGTGATGACGACAGTTCAATACAACAATGCCCTTTCCATCGATAATCTTAATGATTAATATCGTTGTTCTCCTGTGCCAGTGCCTGTATTTGCATAAAGAATTTTTCAACCGTTGTGGAGCCTACACGATCGTATTTAGCCAATATAAATAACTCCTGAGGCAACTGTCCAACGTATTCGATACCGTCATGGTGCATTTGCCTTAAGAAATAAGGAAAGCCTGAAAAATATGCGTCCGTTAACGGAATGTTGGCCAATCGTTCTGTCATAATAAGGTATTGATTACGGAAAAATAATAAAAGCTCACCAGGTCGTTGATGAGTAATTTTTCTTCTAGTCCATTCCTGCTCGACGAATCGAACTAAATCTTGAAACATCAACTGCTCATTTTCGACCTTATACCGTTTTACACACTTTGAAATGTCTTCCAAGTCTTCAGGAAGCTCACTCATAATCCGAGCTTGCTGGACACCACCTAAAGCTACCATAAATCTGGTGGATTGTTCAAAGCGTTGCGGCAATAAAAATACATCACGCAAAAAATAAGGTATATCGATGGATTGATGTTTATAAGTAATCGTACGAATAATGATTTCTCCAGGAAGGCTGACAGCTTCTTCATGGTGTTGGTGTCTTACATCTTCTGCTTCTGTTTCAGTCATCAATTGAAAATGATCTACAAGACGTTGTTCCAATGCATGTAATTTCAGCTCTAATTCTTGAAAGTCGTATTGATGATCAGTTGCAAGGCATGGTTCCTGATAGGCTGGGACGATAATGGAAGGTGATCCATACACCTCCACATACCACTTCATTACAATGTATAAATCTTCCCAAGCTTCTAATGCTTCACGATAACGAAATGCACGTACCTGATGAGCCGCTTGGTTGCCTAACTGTCGAATTCGATCCAAGGCTTCACATGGGTCGTCTGTGACCAACCCTTTCAACTGCAAAATCTTGATCCGATTTTTTAGATTGTTAGATGACCCAGCATCGATACTTTCTATTCGTAATACTCGCTGTACAATATTCTCAATAAATGCTCGTGTGTGAGTTAACATAGTTCTCGGACTTGAAAACACGCTAAATTCTAATTCTCGCGCAATCGCAGCTAGATCAAAGGACACTTCATTAAGAAAATAATAAAAATAGTTCTGTTTCACATCTTCCATCTTGAATCGTTACCTCTCTGTTGTCTTTTTTTGTTTTGTCACCAAAACATGAGAAAACGAGGTTAGAAAGTATGGTCATTCTACCTCGTTTAATAGTTGCCACTGAAGAATCATTGTGACTGTTATAAAACTTACTTTTTCTTACAAACAAAGAATATTCGTTCATTCTCTTCTGGGTTTTCCGATTTTGTTAATGAGAAATCACCATAGATACCTTGTAAATGAAATCCTGTTTGCTCTAATAAATGAACGTACGAGTCCACTGCAAATGTACGTTGAACATGCTGTTCATCAAATCGCTGGTACTGGCCAGTCGATTCATCCAGCAGGAAAAAGGTGAGATCATGCTCCACACTTCCTACCTCTTCCCCTTGTTCGCATAACCAAACATAGGTAATATCTTCGTATATTTCAGAAAATGTATGACCTATCATATCTTCAGCAAAATGCTTAAGACTGTGTATATCAAATATAAAATATCCTCCATCCACAAGACAATGCTGTACATTCCGAAAAACTGTTTCTAAATCTTTAGCTGACGTAATATAGTTGATCACATCACATAAACTGACCACTGCATCAAAACCGTGCAATCCATTTAATTCACGAATATCTTGTTGAATATA is a genomic window of Gracilibacillus salinarum containing:
- a CDS encoding HAD family hydrolase — translated: MKTIIFDVDDTLYDQSLSFHHTFRKIIASDYSYDELDQIYRRSREYSEILFDKSEAGEISVHQWQTGRIIKACQDFNIVIDQAQAASFHQQYKKEQAAIQLFPEMEKLIRNLKKSGKQLAILTNGDPEHQTMKIKQLGLEQWIPTDHIFISGSYGVAKPKPEIFQVVEQALGCHPVDTVYIGDSFEKDVIGAKYMGWKAIWMNHRKRTVANTVYQPDHVIHHASELLAYFQVAH
- a CDS encoding patatin-like phospholipase family protein, whose protein sequence is MNNTGLVLEGGGSRGVFTAGVLNFLMEQDIYIPYVIGVSSGACNGSSYISRQLERNRMVNIDYVSHPDYLSLRNWVTKRQLFGMDFLFDTLPNQLVPFDYQTFQAAKEEFVVGTTDCLTGEPVFYSKTDYAQDMMTVIRASSSLPVVAPPIDFESRVLMDGGIADPIPIMQSLKDGNQKNVVVLTRNRGYFKKRAGQNWYIKRKYKEFPGLIKAIENRHQVYNDTLQYLYDQEKQGNVFIISPNEKLTVGRVEKNKNKLMDLYRKGYQDAEKLKAPLQEFLA
- a CDS encoding zinc ribbon domain-containing protein; translation: MSQQGCVKCGSRNANQKEVAMTGTGLSKMFDVQNNQFLVVYCEDCGYSEFYNKQATKGSNILDLFFG
- a CDS encoding type 1 glutamine amidotransferase domain-containing protein, with product MTKQVLMVVTNHTKISDQHKTGLWLEEFAVPYLVFKEKGYHIKVTSIEGGEVALDPNSVEDKPEWKEAEAQLKHTAKVSKEDADEFDAIFLPGGHGTMFDFPENETLQYLLQQFAEGNRIIGSVCHGPAGLVNATYQDGTPIVKDKHVTSFTDSEEKEMQLDQYMPFLLESKIRENGARFFAKENWSDHAIRDGFLVTGQNPQSSKSTAEKVVEALEA
- a CDS encoding YqcI/YcgG family protein → MESFKRKMTDRQHPFPCIPATIGFSTNQLRYGFAGDPADHSTIQDVAALLSAYTKQSTTNGRYTSLIIFFQSSDKPELSPSVENFEKLFWNLLERLSKYDEREWPTDIPTDPHDPVWEYCFQGERYFMFCGTPAHKNRVSRQFDSFMLAITPRWVLEQFNASPKHAAKIKQQVRKRINDYDLLSVHPALNSYGESDNFEWKQYFLRDDDSSIQQCPFHR
- a CDS encoding DUF4145 domain-containing protein, whose product is MEDVKQNYFYYFLNEVSFDLAAIARELEFSVFSSPRTMLTHTRAFIENIVQRVLRIESIDAGSSNNLKNRIKILQLKGLVTDDPCEALDRIRQLGNQAAHQVRAFRYREALEAWEDLYIVMKWYVEVYGSPSIIVPAYQEPCLATDHQYDFQELELKLHALEQRLVDHFQLMTETEAEDVRHQHHEEAVSLPGEIIIRTITYKHQSIDIPYFLRDVFLLPQRFEQSTRFMVALGGVQQARIMSELPEDLEDISKCVKRYKVENEQLMFQDLVRFVEQEWTRRKITHQRPGELLLFFRNQYLIMTERLANIPLTDAYFSGFPYFLRQMHHDGIEYVGQLPQELFILAKYDRVGSTTVEKFFMQIQALAQENNDINH
- a CDS encoding class I SAM-dependent DNA methyltransferase, with the translated sequence MAYSKLAYIYDVLMDDELYDHWQAFVEQFIKEGRLLDLGCGTGRMSKRFANANFSVTGVDVSEDMLAYAQSNTSGIQYIQQDIRELNGLHGFDAVVSLCDVINYITSAKDLETVFRNVQHCLVDGGYFIFDIHSLKHFAEDMIGHTFSEIYEDITYVWLCEQGEEVGSVEHDLTFFLLDESTGQYQRFDEQHVQRTFAVDSYVHLLEQTGFHLQGIYGDFSLTKSENPEENERIFFVCKKK